GAACCGCTAAATGACAGCCGATGTCAACCATAAATTCAGAGATACAAGTAATAGTTTTTAGAATACCATGTTAAAAGGGATCACTCGTCAGTAAATGTTACTGATCTCTGTAACGAACTGCGCCTAGCATCCAACCACTGTTGTAAAATCAATGCAGCAGCCTTACGATCAATTAAACCCTTGTTCCTGGACGGGGAGCGATTTTCAGCTATTATCAGTTGTTCTGCTTGATAAGAAGTTAATCTTTCATCCATATATTCCAAAGGAAGTTTGAGCGCCTCAGCTAGTCTAGCCGCAAATTTTTGGACATGACGGGCTTGAAACCCTATAGTACCGTCCATAGAATAAGGTAAACCAACAACGAGAAGTTGCACTTGTCGCTCATTGACTATTTGCTGGATTTTCTCCACATCTTCCACAAAAGATTTGCGCTCAATCGTAGTGATACCCGTAGCAATCAAACCAGTACCATCACACCCTGCCAGTCCAATGCGTTTACTACCAACATCAACACCTAAAGCGGAGATAAATGATTTTGATTGCTGTTGAGAGATCACTATTGTTGCTCCTGGGTTGGATCTGCGGCTGAATCTAATGGACAAGATGTATCTATTATATTCGAGTTTTGATGAGAAAAAGCTACAATTTCCGACTGCACTGGTATAGCTCTTTCTGGCTGTACCTGCTGTGGTTGCGGCATCCATGACATCCCCCCAGGTATGGGCTTCCGGGTTGGTTGCAGCCCTTGTAACATTTCTTGCCACTGAATCCCCTCTAAGGAGACAAATTTCGATTCTCGCAGTTTATGCCAGACTGAACGAGACATGATTAGGGTATGTTCTCGGCGTTTAGCCCCAATGCGTTCTAAATATTCTTCTCTTTCTGGTTGATAGTCTGAAGAGGCTAATTGTAAACCTTGTTGGGGAAAATCTTGGGCAATCCGAGCTAATTGAGACAATAGTTCTGGATATAACCAAGTATAAGCCGGATGAACCGTCAGTGTAGCTATATGGGGATTTGTGCCTGTGCGATCAAGTTGCACCTGGAAATAACCAATAGCTGCTTTCCGCTGGGGTTCAAAGACATAACCACTCACAACTTCTGTTTTTGTCATCCACTGCTTGAGCGCGTCACCAATAGCCCCAAACAAAGTAGTTTTAAAGTCGTGGGTATGACGATCAAATACTTGCCTTACCAAAGGTGGCATTGCTGCTGTATCTAGTTGATATAGCAAGGGAGCATCAGCATTACTGACTGGTAATAAATTGGGTAAATCTGGCTCAGTTTGGATTAATTCCGCTAATAGCTGGGGACTAATTTCCCAGTATGTCATTTCTGCCAGCCGTTGAAATCCATTGTGGCGATAAAGTGCTAAGGCATCAACGTCATTGATATTAACTTCTAATATCCACGTCCGCGCTTCTAAAATTGATTCAAAGCAATGGCGCAGGAGTTGTGAACCTACCCCCATCTTGTCGCCAGTCCCTGCTAACATTACCCGGTCAATTCGCCAAGTGCTGCGAGTCCGGTTAAAGGGCGATACTTGAATCATTCCCAGTAGTATCCGTCCCTGTTCGGCAACATAGCCCCAGAAGCGGTACTGTAGTGGGTTGGGAAACCAGCTTAAGAATTTGAGTAACCCATACCAGTGTCGTAGCCATTGCATTTGCCGCATGGCTGCACCAGCTTCTTGGGGAGAAAGATGGGACAATGATTCTTGAGTTAAGCGGTCAATTCCGTCCAAATCCCTATGTTGGACTGGCCGGATAACAACGCTGAGGTTTCGAGGGAGTAGTGAGGTCATGTTGATTCAAGCCGCCATTTAACCTTTACAAAATTATGAGTATTGATGTAATGCTGCAATTATTCTAACGGTCTTCTGCTCTTAGGTCTTGTTCCCAAAGAGTGATTTTCTTAACTAGATATGTAAAAAAATATCAAAAGCAGAAACCGCGAGTACACCCTTGGGGTGAAAACCACAATATCTGCTTCTATTTTATGTTAATTTTGGTAAAAATGCTTTTAAATCTATAACCCTTGGCGAGAAGCGAATTTTTCAAAATCGGCTTGGGTTTGATGTAGTAATTGTTGACGACTATCTTGTATTGTTTGTTTGAAGTTGGGAACCAAGTTACGAGCTTGTAATGTCATATGCAGTTGTAGATGAGCAACGTATTCACTTGTATCTTGGTTATCTACAGTTGCGCCTGTTAGTACATTTGATTTCATTGCCACTGGGTTCTCCTTGGTGAATTCGGTGTAATTGCTTTCCTAGCCTAGATTAGAAGTTATCATTTTTTTTACCTAACTGCCTATTTCGCAATGAAGTGTAATGATTGGAAAGGAGGGAACAGCCAATACAGCGGTTCTTGATTGAGTGAGGTACATGAACCCCACCCCCAACCCCCTCCCCGCAAGCAAGGAGGGGGCTATGATGTAACTCATAACAGCAGGAAGTGCTGTAATCAAGATCAATAACCTGATTTTTTACCAAATAAAAATTTTCTAATCCTCCCAAAGTGTATAAGTTTCGTTAAAAACTTCATCCCAACTTAAAGCAATAATATCTGGTTTTTTGCCCATTTCATCTCTAGCATCCTGTTTTGCAGCCAGAAAACAATTATTCCAAATAGATTCCAAAAAATCTCGATTGAGACTTGGCATTTCTTCTTGACTGGCAGTAATTTCTGCCCTAGCTGAACGAATAGAAATTACCCAACTAGCACTACGTTTTTCTGGTTGACATTTCCACTTAATTATATGCAGTATCAATCGAGTTAGGCGATTAATTACTGCTCTTTTTTCTGATCGCCCCATAGACTCGGATAAACTCTCTAAAATATAATCAACTTCTTTCATTTTCCCCTCCTCTAGCAGTTGTTTTGCTTTCACTACAGCTAAATATGGTGATTGAAAAACCAGTTCATCATAAGGTACTGTCATAATTGATAACTCCTTGGCTTGTTTTTTCCTAAATCTTGCATAAAAGATGGTACTGTTTTAACAACTTATAGAAAAATATCCCTTTGTGATTAGATACAATTAACGATAACCTCCACTTTAAGAGTATTGTAGGTTTACAAATCAGTCAATAATCTTACTTTCCATAAAATCATCATAAACACATCATATTATTAATTTTATATGCCTATACTTGACGATTAACGATAGACTGTTAATTATAGATAAGTAACTCAAAACTCAATACACAAAATGATTTCAGAACTCTCTCCCAAAATTCCTTATTTAGTGGGAATGTCTCAACCAGAAACCCATCTGTTTGAGGTGACTTTACACATTGTCAACTATCCATCAACAGTTCTCGATTTGAAAATGCCAGTGTGGACTCCTGGTTCATATTTAGTGCGGGAATATGAGAGACATTTACAAGATTTTGTGGCTGTTGCTGACAGTGAACCTTTATCTTGGCATAAAGTTAGTAAAAATCATTGGCAGGTAGAAAAGGGTGCTGTTTCAGAAATAACTATTAATTACCGTGTATTTGCCAATGAACTAACAGTTCGGACTAATCATTTAGATGCTACTCACGGTTATTTTAACGGTGCAGCGTTGTTTTTGAGAATTCCTGGGTGGGAAAATTTACCCATGCAAATAACAGTAATTCCAGCCAACCCTAAATGGCAAGTAACTTCTAGTTTACCACTGGTTGCAGAAACAGTAAATACTTTTTTAGCAGCAGATTTTGATACTTTAGTTGATAGTCCTTTTGAAATTGGTTGTCATCAATTATATAATTTTGAAGTTTTGGGTAAACCCCATGAATTAGCAGTTTGGGGAAAAGGAAATTTTCAACCACAACAAATGATTGCTGATTGCCAAAAAATTATTGAGGTAGAATCACAAATGTTTGGTGGTTTACCTTATGATAGATATGTGTTTTTTCTGCATTTACTTCAGCAAGGTTTTGGTGGTTTAGAACATAAAAATTCTTGTTCTTTAATTTATCAAAGATTTGGATTTCGGACTCAGGATAAATATGAACCGTTTTTACAATTAGTTGCCCATGAATTCTTTCATTTATGGAATGTTAAAAGAATTCGTCCCCAAGGGTTAGAGGTTTTTGATTATGATCAGGAAAACTATACGCCATCTTTATGGTTTTGTGAAGGAACAACCAGTTATTATGATTTAATAATTCCTTTACGAGCAGGTATTTATAATGCTAAGGCATATTTAAACTATTTGAGTAAGGAGATTACTAGATATTTGCTAACTCCCGGACGAAAGGTACAACCTTTATCAGAGTCCAGTTTTGATGCTTGGATTAAACTTTATCGGCCAGATGCTAATAGTGGTAATTCACAAATTTCCTATTATTTAAAAGGGGAAATGGTGTCACTTTTATTAGATTTATTAATCCGCGTTAATCATCAAAATCAGCGTTCTTTAGATGATGTAATGCGGCAAATGTGGAAGCAGTTTGGAAAAGCAGAAATTGGTTATACTCCAGAACAGTTGGAGGGTGTAATTGAGTCTGTAGCGGGTATGGATTTAGGAGATTTCTTTAAACGCTATCTTCATGGTTTGGAAGATTTACCATTTAATCAGTATTTACAACCTTTTGGTTTGCAATTAGTTGAAGGAAACAATGAAGAACCTTATTTAGGTGTGCGGATAAATACTGAAAATGGGCGAGAGATAATTAAATTTGTCGAAGCGGGTTCACCTGCACAAAAGGCGGGTATTGATGCAGGAAATGAGTTATTAGCTATTGATGGCATTAAGGTAGGAAATCAGTTAAATGAGCGCTTAAAGGATTATCAAGTAAATGATTCTATCCAAGTTACTGTTTTTCATCAAGATGAATTGCGGACTTATTCTGTGAATCTAGCTGCACCAATTGCTGGTAAGTATCAACTCAAAGCTATGGAAAATCCTTCTTCTACAGAAATGGAGAACTTTGCAGGTTGGTTAGGTGTACCTTTGACAGCTATTGAGTAATATTAGAGATGAAATTGTCTGAATCAGGATGCTCTGGATTCAAGGATTAACAGGATAAGAAAATATAGATAATTTAATTAAATCTTGTAGATCTTTAAATCTTTTAAATCCTGATGCAGATGATTAATGACTTTTTAATACTCCTAGTTCTTTCTGAATTGGTAAAATGTCTAAAGTATCAGTTTGGGAACAATATTTCAGATCTTCTAAACATTTTAAACGTAATAATCGTTGACCATGACTAGCTTGATGAAGTAGTCCTAATAAGTCATTTTGCCATTGGGAATAAAGAGCGATCGCACCAATCGCCTCATCATTACCACTAATTTCTTCTAGGGAACAATTAGTTTGTTGCCAAATACTATGAGCGATCGCTCCAGCACACACTGTATCCTCTAAAGAATAACTACCTTCCCAGCCAGAACCAACAATCCAGACGGTTTCCGGTTGTTTTTCTAATAGAAATTTAACTACTGCTGCCCGATTAATCAAAGCTGCTGCGAGGACAATGGGGGCATTTTGTATCCGTTGTAAAGCCCGTGTACCATTGGTGGTACTAATAAATAACCGTTTTCCTGCAACTAATTCTGCTGTGCAATCTAAGGGTGAGTTACCTAAGTCGAAACCAGCTACTTTAGCGCCACCCCGTTCTCCAGCCCTGAGTCGTTTTTCTGGAGGCCATTGTTCACTGACTGTCATCAGTTGATCTAAATCGCTGAAAACTTGCACAGCTTCACCTCCAGCAGCTAAAACTGTGGACATTGTACTAGTTGCTCGTAGAACATCAACGGCGATCGCACATTCTGGAACTGTATCAGTTGGGGTTAATTCGGGAGTGTGATATACAAATATCTTCACGTGCTGGCTACACCTATTTCATAAGACTGCGCTAATATTTTACCTACTTGATGTCACTAACTGATGATAATATTTACTAATAAGTAGGTTGGCGTTAAAAATTGTCGTTATGACAAGGGAACAGGGAACAGGGAACAGGAAGAGAGTTTTGGGCGATTTTACTTTTCTTCACATACCTTTAAATTTTTATGTTCACCTACTTACATAAGAGAGATAAAGACAATAGGCAAGAGTTAACAGGGTATTTTGAGTATTAATTTAGACCTGACTCAAAACTTGCTACTTATTAAAACTTGGTAGTTGCCGCAGCCACAGCCAAAGCACCCCAACCCAGCATTAATGCCAATCCTCCCAATGGTGCAACTGCTCCCAAGGATTTGATCCCTGTTAGGCTCAGAGCATACAAGCTACCGGAAAAAATCATCACACCAATAATAAATAACCAACCACTAACTACCAGCGTAGTCGATGGAGTTTCTAAACGACTCATGAGCATGGCAACTACTAAAAGTGCTAGAGCATGATACATTTGATAACGAGCGCCAGTATCAAATATTTCTAGAGAGCGCTCGCTAATTTTTTCCCGCAAAGCATGAGCGCCAAAAGCACCACCAGCGACAGATAAACCGCCAAAAATGGCGGCTATAGTTAAGAAAAACTGTGTCATCTGACCTATTAAACATCAAAATGATATGATAAAGCCCCTTCTTCGTTTACTTGAAAATTTGCATTAAATTCTTTAGCTTTCTTATCTAAATATTGTTTAGCTTCCGCTGCTGGTAATTGGGACTGCATGGCAAAACTTAATAAAGTTACGCGACCTTGATTTTGTAGTAACATTTGATAAAACTGGGCTTGCAATTGTTCGCTGTTTTGTTGCTTTAATGCTTTTTTCTCTTGTTGACTTTGTTTATACAAGCCTAATGCTAACCAACTCCCCACGATGGCACTAGGAACACCAAAAATTATCCCTCCCACAATAGTATCTTTACTCTCCTGAGCCGCATTGGGAGGTGAAAATACCTGTTCCCCCTCCACAGGATATATCGTTACTCCTGACTGAGCCGATTTATCTATGGCTTCTGATACTGATATCGCCAAAAACATGAATCCGAGTGTGAGTAACCAACCAGCAGCCAGTTTTTCAGCCGTCTTCATAGTTCTACTTCAGATTTAGACATTGCTTGTAATTTTAACCTTACTTATCTGAAGCTTCCAGTAATATTGCGAATTGTTGACGATTGATTTATGATGACTATCAGGACTTACAAGATTACTCGGTAAGCGTAAAGCTCAGTCACTTTAGTGCTGAGATATAAGCGACACGGGCGAAAATATTTAGCCTAACTCGTTGACTAGTAACAGTAGGTGTGATATACTTTCAAAAGTTCCATAATTTAAGTATAACTAAACAACGTAAAAACTTAACTAATTTGGTTGAGTGCGTAGTCATACCTAACAGTATTGCAGTTTAGGAAAGCTAAATTTGGTGAAAAATGAAATACAAAAATCGAGTACGGTAGGGATACGGTCATTAACGCTTTAGGAGAATCGACCTCTGTTTTTGTTGGAGTAATCCAGCAATTGTAAGTTGGCTCATTGATTAAAGAATCTCAGTGTCTAAAGACGGTGAGAGTGTCAAGTGATTAATTAATTGCTTTCACAAATTAATTAATCAGATAAATCACATTACAGCGGTTCTTAATTGAGTGAGGTACATGAACCCCACCCCCAACCCCCTCCCCGCAAGCAAGGAGGGGGCTATGATGTAACTCATAACAGCAGGAAGTGGTGTAATCACGCAAATCATAGTTCAGACCATAATTAATTGCGTTCACAAATTAATTAATCAGATAAATCACATTAATCACGCAAATCATAGTTCAGACCATAATTAATTGCGTTCACAAATTAATTAATCAGATAAATCACATTAATCACGCAAATCATAGTTCAGACCATGATTAATTGCGTTCACAAATTAATTAATCAGATAAATCACATTAATCACGCAAATCATAGTTCAGACCATGATTAATTGCGTTCACAAATTAATTAATCAGATAAATCACATTAATCACGCAAATCATAGTTCAGACCATAATTAATTGCGTTCACAAATTAATTAATCAGATAAATCACATTAATCACGCAAATCATAGTTCAGACCATAATTAATTGCGTTCACAAATTAATTAATCAGATAAATCACATTAATCACGCAAATCATAGTTCAGACCATAATTAATTGCGTTCACAAATTAATTAATCAGATAAATCACATTAATCACGCAAATCATAGTTCAGACCATGATTAATTGCGTTCACAAATTAATTAATCAGATAAATCACATTAATCACGCAAATCATAGTTCAGACCATGATTAATTGCGTTCACAAATTAATTAATCAGATAAATCACATTAATCACGCAAATCATAGTTCAGACCATGATTAATTGCGTTCACAAATTAATTAATCAGATAAATCACATTAATCACGCAAATCATAGTTCAGACCATAATTAATTGCGTTCACAAATTAATTAATCAGATAAATCACATTAATCACGCAAATCATAGTTCAGACCATGATTAATTGCGTTCACAAATTAATTAATCAGATAAATCACATTAATCACGCAAATCATAGTTCAGACCATGATTAATTGCGTTCACAAATTAATTAATCAGATAAATCACATTAATCACGCAAATCATAGTTCAGACCATAATTAATTGCGTTCACAAATTAATTAATCAGATAAATCACATTAATCACGCAAATCATAGTTCAGACCATAATTAATTGCGTTCACAAATTAATTAATCAGATAAATCACATTAATCACGCAAATCATAGTTCAGACCATAATTAATTGCGTTCACAAATTAATTAATCAGATAAATCACATTAATCACGCAAATCATAGTTCAGACCATAATTAATTGCGTTCACAAATTAATTAATCAGATAAATCACAAAAAAGACCAAAGGGATCTGGACGTACTACTGTCATCCCAATTAATCGCATAATCCCTCTATTAGTTGGGATAACTTCACAAATTACTTCTGTTTTACTATTGGGTAAAAGTGGTGGTAAATCTATAGCATTAATTGTTCCACATTGTTTGCGAGAAACTAGCCATAACCACCGATAAGAGCCTAATTTTATATCAAGAGAACTCCGGTTACTTTCTTCAAAAATATTATATTGATAGTAGAACCAAATACCAAACATTCCCCAACTGTTAACCACAAATGGAGAAAAAAGACTTGTCTAAATTGTTGTTATGCGTAAAAATCGGGGCTAAGAAATTAATAGGATATTCTCATTCCAATTACTTACTATCTGGAAAAGATTCTGATCCACCATTAATTGTCGTCACTGGGATAACTAATCCTTCCTTAGCCATAATTGCCCCGGGAAAACTCGCATAGGCATTGTCACCCACACGATCTAAATAATCATCATTGTGGGCTGGATCATGATGGTAAATTGCTAAGGTTTTCACATTGGCAGCTTTAGCAATTTTTATAGCTTCTTGCCATGTGGAATGTCCCCAACCAATTTTCGATGATTTGGGGTTGCTGTATTCTTCATCAGAATATGTAGAATCATAAATTAGTACGTCAGCATTGCGAGCTAACCACAATACATTTTCATCTAAATGATCAGCATAATGTTCTGTATCAGTGATATAGACAGCAGCACCACCTTGCCAATTAACTCGATATCCTACTGCTTCACCGGGATGATTTAAAGGAGCCGTTTCGACGATGATGTCATCAATATAGATCGGCTGTCCTGGTTGTACATTGTGAAAAGTCAAGTTGGACTGCATAATCTGTAAAGGTACAGGGAAGTTAGGATGCAGCATTTGGTCATTTAACCGCTGTTCTATGGTTGAACCGTCTGGGGCGATCGCTCCATAAATGTCAAATTTATTACCATTGATAAAGGCTGGGGTAAAAAAGGGAAATCCTTGAATATGATCCCAGTGGGAATGGGTAAAGAATAAATGACCCTCTACTGGCATTTGTGACAATAGGGATTTTCCTAAAACGTGTAATCCTGTACCAGCATCAAAAATTAGTCTTTTACCGCCTACTTGCATGGAGACACAAGGAGTATTACCTCCGTAGCGGACAGTATCTAACCCCGGACTGGGGATACTGCCCCTAACGCCCCAAAATTGCACATTAAATTGGTTCTCTATCCTAGACATGGGTATTGTTGGCTGGCTGGACTGAGCAAAAGAGGAATGAGTGCGATTCGTTGTGAGTGAATCACTCTCAGCAGAGTTTAGTTAGAATCAGTAATCAGGAATTATTATATAGTTGTTTTTTCATCAATCCTCTTGTACATAGGTTACTACACTTACTTAAGTAATAGCTAGTAAAAATCCAGTAAAGTTACTGAAAATAATTCTTTCTAGCTTAAAAAAATCTCCCTAAACCTACGGGAATTTCAATTCCCATGTAGATAGCTGATTAAGTCCATGACCATAAGTCAGATTATATTGCAACGGAGTAATACTGATATATTTCTTCTGAATAGCATGAACATCAAGGGGAATATGATTTGGTAAATTTAACTCCATTGGTGGTTCTACATCCTCGATGACCTCTCCAGTTAACCAGTAATAAGTTTTACCTCTGGGATCAGTTCGCTTATTAAAAACATCCACGTAGCGTCTCACTCCTTGTCTGGTGAAACTGACACCAGCAATTTCTTCCTCAGATAGGGGAGGAATATTGACGTTAAGTAACATTGACTCTGGCAGCGGTTGGGCGGCAATTTTAGCAACTAGGACTTGGGCAAATTTAGCTGCTGGTTGAAAGTCCTTGTGAGTATGACTGGTTAAACTAAAAGCAATACTGGGAATACCTTCGATCAAACCCTCCATTGCGGCCGAAACAGTTCCAGAATAAAGGATTTCTGTTCCCAAATTTGCGCCTTGGTTAATGCCAGATAGCACTAAATCCGGTGGAGAATCTAATAAAGCCCATAATGCTAATTTTACACAATCTGAAGGCGTACCATCACAAGCCCAAGCTTTAATATCAGGATGAAAAATAGATTCGACTATTTCAGCGCGAATAGGTTGCAGTAAGGTTAATCCATGTCCAGTTGCCGATCTCTCTCGATCTGGACAAACTACTGTTACTTCATGACCCGCTGCGGCTAGGGTGTTAGCTAAGGCACGAATACCCGGAGCAGAAATTCCATCATCGTTACTAATTAGTAATTTCATATTTTATTATTCATTAGTCATTGGTTATTAGTCATTAGTTTAGAGTCAGTTGTCAGTGTCTGTTGTCACACTAACAAAAAATAAATGTAACTTCCTGTCACTAATTCCTCTATTCCCTGTTCCCTGTTCCCTGTTCCCTGCTATAGACTAATGACTAATGACTAATCACCAATGACTAATGACTAACAATTTAGAGGATCAACTTTTAGCATTACGCCAAGAAGGAGAAACAGCGATCGCATCTGCTGATACCTTGGAACGCCTAGAAGAACTACGAGTTAACTATTTAGGTAAAAAAGGGCAATTGGGGGCGCTATTGCGAAGTATGGGGCAAATGAGTGCAGAGGAACGGCCTAAGATTGGGGCGATCGCTAACACTGTCAAAGAAGCCATCCAAAACAGCCTTGACCAGCAACGGACAACCTTGGAGTCTGCTCAAATTCAGGCACAGCTAGAGGCGGAAACAATAGATGTCACTATGCCCGGTATTTACCGTCCCCAAGGTCGGATTCATCCTCTCAATGGCATTATTGACCAAACCTTAGATATCTTTGTCGGTATGGGTTACACCGTTGCCCAAGGTACAGAAATGGAAACAGATTACTACAATTTCGAGGCTCTTAACACTCCTCCAGATCATCCAGCCCGTGATATGCAGGATACCTTCTATTTACCAGATGGTAACTTACTGCGGACTCATACTTCCTCGGTGCAAATTCGCTATATGGAAAAGGAAGAACCACCTATTCGAGTTGTTGCCCCAGGTCGAGTATATCGCAGAGATGATGTAGACGCGACGCACTCCGCAGTTTTCCATCAAATTGAACTTTTAGCAATAGATGAAGGACTAACTTTTACAGACTTAAAAGGAACTGTGAAAGTATTTTTACAATCAATATTTGGCGATTTACCAATTCGCTTTCGTGCCAGTTATTTTCCCTTTACCGAACCTTCAGCCGAAGTAGATTTACAGTGGAAAGGGCGGTGGTTAGAAGTCATGGGTTGCGGTATGGTTGACCCGAATGTTTTGAAATCTGTGGGTTATGATCCAGAAGTTTATAGCGGTTTTGCTGCTGGTTTTGGTGTAGAACGGTTTGCAATGGTATTACATCAAATTGATGATATTCGTCGTTTGTATAATAGTGATTTACGCTTTTTACAACAGTTTTAACGGAGGGGCGGAGTTTCCCCGCCCTTGATAAAGCTTCCTGTTCCCTGCCATAATCATGAACCAAAACTCAACCAACCAAAAATTTCCTTAACTGTCAATTCTAAATTAATACCTTCCAAAATTGGTAATTTATCATCACCTTCATATATTTCTATTTTTTGTCCAGGAAATACAGTTAATACACTTTCTTCCTCTGGATTTAGTAACCAACCTAATTCAGTTCCATTTCGGGAACAATGCAATAATTTAGTTAATACTTTTTTCTGTTGTTGTTCAGGAGAAAGAATTTCTATTACCCAGTCGGGATGAATTTCAAACCGGTTAGCAATTCTCCCAGACTCAGTTTTAGGAATTCTCTCCCACCGGAACACCGCAATATCAGGAACAATGGTGCTACCACCAAAAGTACAACGTAGTTCTGAGAAAGCTATGGCAATTTTTTGACTTCTGGTTAGTCCATTGACAACTTCAATAAAAGTAGTCTGAATTAAGCTGTGTTCACCTTGTGGCATAGGTTTTTGCAGGATTTCCCCGTTAATAAATTCTGATGCTGGCTTTGTTTCTGGTAACTTGACAAAATCTTCTAGTGTAATCTGGCGTTTAATGGCTATAGTCATAAGACCTCGCGGTATGCGGGAAACTCAGTCCCTTTAGGGCTGAGAGGGAAGCGACACGGGCGGTTTTAACCGCATTGAATCTTTTTTCATTACCGCCTTGGAGTTGGGAAATTCGGGGTACTGTTGTGATGTACTTTCAACGGGACAATTACCGATTCAAATTTCTCAACTCTGTACGCATAATGTGTTGCACGCGATGTGCCTCCCTTTCGGGGTGATGTTAGCTTCGACCTGTTATAAGAGCTTGTTAGGCTTGCAACACTGTTCCAGTGACCTTACAACTGTTTAATCACAAGCGACAGAGCAGGGAACTAGCTACGCATTCCGGGGTGTCGTGACTCAAATAACGGCTACCCTGAGACTATGCTCAGGGTGGTCTGGTCAGTACAGCTTGTTTGATTTCTCTTGCAAGCTCAGTCCCTTTAGGGCTGGGTTACTGACAATTGGTAACTAGAAAGCATAGTTATATTATTAACGATAATGTTTAAAATTAGTTTTCAGGAAATATCTGTAAAATCAAGTACATTGGGTATGTAATTACTACCTAAAAAAACGTGAATAAATTATTTATCAGTATTGGAATGTTTTTCGGTTCTACTATTGGTAGCTACATTCCGCTTTTATGGGGTGGGAGTTTGTTCTCATTTACCTCAATTCTATTTAGTGTGATTGGGGGATTTTTGGGAATATGGCTAGGTTATCGCACTTCCAAATATTTGGGGTTTATGTAATTTGCTAGAATTATTCACCGTTAATTAAGTAGAGGTTTAGCAATGCTAAACCCTTTATTTTCCCCATTTTTAAACTGCTTATTTTAAACTCAGATCATGTTGAGAAAGTAACTTCTCAACCTTTGCTTCTTCAATGCGGGAAGTTAACTTTTTGCTTTCATAAGCATCTCTAGTAGTTTTTGCCAAAGTAAAAGTAGAACCAACAGAAAAAGCTAAACCCATGCCCATAAA
The window above is part of the Dolichospermum sp. DET69 genome. Proteins encoded here:
- a CDS encoding MBL fold metallo-hydrolase — protein: MSRIENQFNVQFWGVRGSIPSPGLDTVRYGGNTPCVSMQVGGKRLIFDAGTGLHVLGKSLLSQMPVEGHLFFTHSHWDHIQGFPFFTPAFINGNKFDIYGAIAPDGSTIEQRLNDQMLHPNFPVPLQIMQSNLTFHNVQPGQPIYIDDIIVETAPLNHPGEAVGYRVNWQGGAAVYITDTEHYADHLDENVLWLARNADVLIYDSTYSDEEYSNPKSSKIGWGHSTWQEAIKIAKAANVKTLAIYHHDPAHNDDYLDRVGDNAYASFPGAIMAKEGLVIPVTTINGGSESFPDSK
- the surE gene encoding 5'/3'-nucleotidase SurE; translation: MKLLISNDDGISAPGIRALANTLAAAGHEVTVVCPDRERSATGHGLTLLQPIRAEIVESIFHPDIKAWACDGTPSDCVKLALWALLDSPPDLVLSGINQGANLGTEILYSGTVSAAMEGLIEGIPSIAFSLTSHTHKDFQPAAKFAQVLVAKIAAQPLPESMLLNVNIPPLSEEEIAGVSFTRQGVRRYVDVFNKRTDPRGKTYYWLTGEVIEDVEPPMELNLPNHIPLDVHAIQKKYISITPLQYNLTYGHGLNQLSTWELKFP
- the pheS gene encoding phenylalanine--tRNA ligase subunit alpha; amino-acid sequence: MTNNLEDQLLALRQEGETAIASADTLERLEELRVNYLGKKGQLGALLRSMGQMSAEERPKIGAIANTVKEAIQNSLDQQRTTLESAQIQAQLEAETIDVTMPGIYRPQGRIHPLNGIIDQTLDIFVGMGYTVAQGTEMETDYYNFEALNTPPDHPARDMQDTFYLPDGNLLRTHTSSVQIRYMEKEEPPIRVVAPGRVYRRDDVDATHSAVFHQIELLAIDEGLTFTDLKGTVKVFLQSIFGDLPIRFRASYFPFTEPSAEVDLQWKGRWLEVMGCGMVDPNVLKSVGYDPEVYSGFAAGFGVERFAMVLHQIDDIRRLYNSDLRFLQQF
- a CDS encoding Uma2 family endonuclease, whose protein sequence is MTIAIKRQITLEDFVKLPETKPASEFINGEILQKPMPQGEHSLIQTTFIEVVNGLTRSQKIAIAFSELRCTFGGSTIVPDIAVFRWERIPKTESGRIANRFEIHPDWVIEILSPEQQQKKVLTKLLHCSRNGTELGWLLNPEEESVLTVFPGQKIEIYEGDDKLPILEGINLELTVKEIFGWLSFGS